The following coding sequences lie in one Mercenaria mercenaria strain notata chromosome 5, MADL_Memer_1, whole genome shotgun sequence genomic window:
- the LOC123558714 gene encoding uncharacterized protein LOC123558714 gives MASSTVEDFWDIYNNEWKEARTCLRKERNEEEVIYQLMRIVRGVYDLCLNEAQTVKTSNEIDDIVEEYLLKRLPKSFDKDNLPTSVRLFIHRCIQSLYKLCCTKPDICIYWIPKGEVIDKEKFDIEGNKDEHVCDWTVWPAVLADDGTLLKKGVVISV, from the exons ATGGCATCGTCTACTGTGGAAGATTTTTGGGATATCTATAACAATGAGTGGAAGGAAGCCCGAACGTGTTTGAGAAAAGAGAGGAATGAAGAAGAAGTTATATATCAGCTTATGAGAATAGTAAGG gGTGTATATGATTTATGCCTTAACGAAGCTCAGACGGTAAAGACGTCAAATGAAATAGACGACATTGTTGAG gAATATTTGCTCAAGAGACTTCCAAAATCATTCGACAAAGACAATTTGCCAACATCCGTTAGGTTGTTCATACATCgatgtatacaaagtttatatAAGCTCTGCTGTACGAAACcagatatatgtatatactggATTCCGAAAGGAGAAGTGATTGATAAGGAGAAATTCGACATAGAGGGAAACAAAGATGAACATGTATGTGACTGGACTGTTTGGCCAGCTGTTTTAGCTGATGATGGAACTTTGTTAAAGAAAGGAGTAGTCATTTCTGTGTGA